From the Oceanobacillus kimchii X50 genome, the window CTAATTCACCTAGAAATGTTAGTGTTATATGAAGGTCAGATTTATGTGTCCATTGTCTATACGAAAAGGAGGTTGGAAATTTCCGTTGAACATCATTTAAACTTTGTTTGACATGATTAGGTAAATCTATACCAATAAAATAATGGGCCAATATTTCCACCTCCTCTTTACTTATTTACTACTTTAATGATTTACAATACTGTAATTCATCTTCCGTTAATGGGCGAAAGTTACCAATTGGCAAACTTTCATCTAATTGTAGGTTTCCCATCTGAATCCTTTTTAAATAGGTTACTTTACAACCAACAGTAATAAACATTCGCTTAATTTGATGGTACTTCCCTTCTGTTATCGTTACCTTAACTTTATTTGATTGTTTATTTACTATTTCCAATTTAGCTGGTTTCGTTTGATACCCATCATCTAATGTTAATCCTTCTTGAAATTGTTCCATGATATTTTCCGGAAATTCACCACTTATATAAGCAATATATACCTTCTCGACATGTTTTTTTGGTGAAGTTAACCGATGAGCAAGTTCTCCATCGTTCGTAATTAATAGTAGTCCTTCTGTATCTTTGTCTAGTCTACCTACAGGGAACGGATCAAACTTCTTCTCATCTGCTGATAATAAGTCAATTACTGTCCGATCTCGTTTATCAGAAGTCGCAGATACTACACCAGGTGGCTTATGCATCATAAGATAAATATGTTTTTGATAAGTAATTAATTCTTCATCAACGCATACTTGATCATGCTCCGGGTCTACATGCATTCCATTGTCTTTGACAATGGCTTCATTTACTGTTATTCGCTTCGCCTTTAGTAATTGCTTCACTTCCTTACGAGAACCGACTCCCATGTTAGCGAGTAATTTATCCAACCGCATGATTTCCCTCCTATCTATTCATAAATCGGCCAATAAGCGGTATTTTTCCATCAAATACATGCTCTAATAACGTTGATTTATAAGCTAATAGTAGATATACTACTCCGCCTACTGTCACTCCAAAGATAAGCATTACAATCGCAGCCCATCTCTCCTCTTGGAACGGTAAGAAAATACCAAGAACTAATTTTAACATCAAGATTACCACACACATAACTGCAGTAAATATCGTAATGAGCATCGTCCGTTTTATCGTTTGTTTAAACGAAAAATCGATTGTCGTTTTCAATCTCCATAAATTCATGATAACTGCAATTAAAGCGGCTAATGCAGTTCCAAGAATAGCACCTTTTCCGCCAAACAAGTGAATAAATTGATTATTTAATAGTATTTTTACTAATAATCCAGTAAGTAAACTAATAACCGCATAGTTTTGCTGATCAATCCCTTGTAACATTCCAGCAGTTACTGTTATAAATCCAAACAATAATGCTACTGGCGCATACCAAGCCATTAATTCCGCTCTTGCACCTAAATCATCCATTGTAAATAATGAACCATAAATTTCACCAGATAACATTGCTATCCCTGCTGAAGCAGGTACAACTAATACTAGAATTACTTGTAATGCTTGATTTAAAAGCTTTGTGTACGTTTCTCGTTTATTTTTAGTAAAGGCCTCTGTAAGGGACGGTAACATTGCTAATGACAAACCTGTTGCAATTGTCATTGGAATAATTATTATTTTATGGCCATAGTTCATGATTACGGAAGAGGCCAGTATCCATTCATCTTCTCTACCACTTGCATTCATCGCTGGTTCAAATGTAAATTGATCGACTAACTGATATAACGGTATAGCTAATCCGACTAATACAAATGGACCTGCATACCGAAAAAGTTCTTTAAATAAATCTTTTGTTTTTAAATCATACGTATAACGTTGTGCATCGATTTGTTTTTGTAAATGTGATTTTCTTTTTTTCCAATATAAAAACAATATTACACATGAGGCCAGTGCTCCTAATAATGCAGCAAAAGCAGAGAAGCCTACTGCTGTTGTTTTAGACCCCCCCAATACGAAGACGATTACGTATGAACCACCTAATATAAATAAGATGCGAACAATTTGTTCAATGACTTGCGATACAGCTGTCGGTCCCATGGATTGATGACCTTGGAAAAAACCACGTACAATACTCATTGCTGGAATTATGATTAAAGCGAAACTAACCATACGTATAACGTAAGCAACATCATTAGAGGTAATAGCTGAATTATCCCCTCTAATTTGTAAACTAGCTATCCAGTCAGCTGTTGAGAACATAACAATAAATGCTACAAGGCCAGTAAATAGCATTAATGTACTTCCGGCCTTAAACATTCGCATCCCGGTTTCATAATCACCTAATGAATTATATTTTGATACAAATTTTGACACTGCAAGTGGAATGCCTACAGTAGAGAGACTAATAAATATACTATAAGGTGTGTAAGCGTAGGCAAATAACGTCCCACCAGCATCACCGACAATTGCATAAAATGGAATTACAAAAATCATTCCTAAAAACTTGGATAAAAACGATGCTCCCGATAGAAGCATCGTTCCACGTACCATTTTTGACATTTTAATAGTTCACCCACAATTACGATTCACTCGTTAGATATTTCATTTCTATGTATTTCAATACTTATCAATTTTATCATACTTTTAAATACCTTTCTTATATAAGATTCTTCACTTAAGGGGATTTTTTGACAATTATACTGGTATTTGTTCTTTGACTCTGGAAAATGGTACGATACTATAGAAAGGAATGAAGATAATTGAAATATGATGTAACTGTAATTGGTGGTGGTCCATCTGGTTTAATGGCAGCTTTATCAGCTGCAGAGCATGGAGCAAAAACACTTCTTATTGAAAAAGGAAAAAAACTTGGTAAAAAACTTGCTATATCTGGCGGAGGTAGATGCAATGTAAGTAATCGATTACCTCAAGAAGAAGTTATACGACACATTCCAGGTAATGGAAAATTTCTTTATAGCGCCTTTTCCATATTTAACAACTATGACATTATTGATTTTTTCGAGAATTTGGGTGTAGCATTAAAAGAAGAAGATCATGGCAGAATGTTCCCTGCTTCTAATAAAGCGATGGATGTTGTTAACACGTTAATAAATGAATTAAAACGTTTAAATGTAACGATTCAAATGAGTACAAAGGTACATTCCATTTCCTATGGAGATACACAGCATACTATTCAATTAGATAATCATACAAACATTCAAACAACTGCTATCGTAATCGCTTCTGGTGGGAAGGCAGTACCGCATACTGGTTCCACTGGGGATGGATATGAGTGGGCAAAAGCTGCCGGACATACAATAACCAAATTATACCCCACTGAAGTTGCCTTAACCTCAAAAGAATCATTTATTAAAGAAAAAAGATTACAGGGACTTTCCTTGAGAGATGTTAATCTAAGTGTATGGAATAAACGAGGAAAAGCAATAATTACGCATAAAATGGATATGATTTTTACTCATTTCGGAGTATCCGGTCCCGCCGTTCTTCGATGTTCACAATTTGTTGTAAAAGAGCTAATGCGAGGAAGAGATTCCGTAACGATGCATTTAGACGTTATCCCCGATAAACCAGAACAAGAAATCTTACAATGGATGAAAAATCAAATAAAAACTCATCCAAAAAAGGCATTTAAAAATAGTGTAAAAGGAATAGTTCCAGAAAGATTCATGGAATATTTATTAGTTAAATATGATGTAACAGACGAGCAAAAATGTGCAAATATCTCCAATGAAATTATCAATGATCTTGTTTATGATATTAAACATTTCACTTTCGAAGTAAACGGTTCTTTACCAATAGAGAAAGCTTTTGTAACAGGCGGTGGTGTTTCAATTAAGGAAATTATACCAAATCAAATGCAATCGAAAGTAATGGACAGATTATTCTTTTGTGGTGAAATTCTTGATATACATGGATATACAGGTGGTTATAACATTACTTCTGCTCTTGTAACTGGCCGATTAGCTGGAATGAATGCTGCAAAAGCATCCATCACTTCCAATTGATACCGCTTATGAAATAACTGTTATACGTTCATTCTATAAATGTCTGATATTTTATAGAAAGGGTGATTTACTCTTGAATAATCAAAGTAAATGGTTACCAATTATTGCGTCTGTAGGTATGGGAGCTGCAACTTACTACACCATGACAAAAAACAATCAAAACATTGGACAAACCGTTCAAAAATTCGCGCCTTTTTTATCAGATAGTGGAGGCAATAATGGTAATAGTGGACAAATGGGACCGTTTGGAATGAGTTAAGTCAAACACGGGTACGGAGGAGTACAATATATACTCCTCTTTTCCTTTTTATATACTAGCATATAGAAATAATTATGTGTATAATTGTTAGAATAATTACATCATACAATTAAGGAGAGAGAAACCATCATGAAACAATTTGGACTACTTATCCGAATCATCCTAGCCATAGTTCTTGGTATAGTTTTTGGAACATTTGCCAATGAATGGCTGGTACGATTATTTGCTACTTTTAATGACATTTTTGGTGGCTTTTTAACATTCATTATACCTCTTATTATCATTGGTTTTATTGCACCAGGTATAGGGTATATGGGGAAAGGTGCAGGAAAACTTCTTAGCATTACTGCACTTATAGCTTATATTTCTACAATAATTGCAGGAATTATAGCATTTTTATTTGCTAAGTCCTTGTATCCAACAATATTAAGTGGACACAGTCTAAAAATGTTTGATGACCCAAGCAGCGCTTTAGAAACTGGCTTCTTATCTTTTGAACTAACACCACCCTTAGAAGTGGTAACTGCACTTATATTAGCCTTTGTACTAGGTATAGGAGCTGCAGCAATTAAAAACGATTCATTGTTAAGAGTAATGACTGATTTTAGGTCTATCATTGAACTAGTTATACAAAAAGTTATTATTCCATTGTTACCAATTCATATTTTTGGAATCTTTACAAATATGACTTATGCAGGTCAAGTAGCATCCATTTTAAGTGTTTTTTCAGTTGTTTTTGCAATGATTATTGTTTTACATATTATTTACCTGATATTTCAATATACTATTGCTGGAACGTTAAGTCGACAAAATCCATTTAGTATGCTTAAAAGGATGATACCGGCTTATTTTACAGCTTTAGGTAC encodes:
- a CDS encoding pseudouridine synthase, which encodes MRLDKLLANMGVGSRKEVKQLLKAKRITVNEAIVKDNGMHVDPEHDQVCVDEELITYQKHIYLMMHKPPGVVSATSDKRDRTVIDLLSADEKKFDPFPVGRLDKDTEGLLLITNDGELAHRLTSPKKHVEKVYIAYISGEFPENIMEQFQEGLTLDDGYQTKPAKLEIVNKQSNKVKVTITEGKYHQIKRMFITVGCKVTYLKRIQMGNLQLDESLPIGNFRPLTEDELQYCKSLK
- a CDS encoding putative polysaccharide biosynthesis protein, with the protein product MSKMVRGTMLLSGASFLSKFLGMIFVIPFYAIVGDAGGTLFAYAYTPYSIFISLSTVGIPLAVSKFVSKYNSLGDYETGMRMFKAGSTLMLFTGLVAFIVMFSTADWIASLQIRGDNSAITSNDVAYVIRMVSFALIIIPAMSIVRGFFQGHQSMGPTAVSQVIEQIVRILFILGGSYVIVFVLGGSKTTAVGFSAFAALLGALASCVILFLYWKKRKSHLQKQIDAQRYTYDLKTKDLFKELFRYAGPFVLVGLAIPLYQLVDQFTFEPAMNASGREDEWILASSVIMNYGHKIIIIPMTIATGLSLAMLPSLTEAFTKNKRETYTKLLNQALQVILVLVVPASAGIAMLSGEIYGSLFTMDDLGARAELMAWYAPVALLFGFITVTAGMLQGIDQQNYAVISLLTGLLVKILLNNQFIHLFGGKGAILGTALAALIAVIMNLWRLKTTIDFSFKQTIKRTMLITIFTAVMCVVILMLKLVLGIFLPFQEERWAAIVMLIFGVTVGGVVYLLLAYKSTLLEHVFDGKIPLIGRFMNR
- a CDS encoding NAD(P)/FAD-dependent oxidoreductase yields the protein MKYDVTVIGGGPSGLMAALSAAEHGAKTLLIEKGKKLGKKLAISGGGRCNVSNRLPQEEVIRHIPGNGKFLYSAFSIFNNYDIIDFFENLGVALKEEDHGRMFPASNKAMDVVNTLINELKRLNVTIQMSTKVHSISYGDTQHTIQLDNHTNIQTTAIVIASGGKAVPHTGSTGDGYEWAKAAGHTITKLYPTEVALTSKESFIKEKRLQGLSLRDVNLSVWNKRGKAIITHKMDMIFTHFGVSGPAVLRCSQFVVKELMRGRDSVTMHLDVIPDKPEQEILQWMKNQIKTHPKKAFKNSVKGIVPERFMEYLLVKYDVTDEQKCANISNEIINDLVYDIKHFTFEVNGSLPIEKAFVTGGGVSIKEIIPNQMQSKVMDRLFFCGEILDIHGYTGGYNITSALVTGRLAGMNAAKASITSN
- a CDS encoding dicarboxylate/amino acid:cation symporter, yielding MKQFGLLIRIILAIVLGIVFGTFANEWLVRLFATFNDIFGGFLTFIIPLIIIGFIAPGIGYMGKGAGKLLSITALIAYISTIIAGIIAFLFAKSLYPTILSGHSLKMFDDPSSALETGFLSFELTPPLEVVTALILAFVLGIGAAAIKNDSLLRVMTDFRSIIELVIQKVIIPLLPIHIFGIFTNMTYAGQVASILSVFSVVFAMIIVLHIIYLIFQYTIAGTLSRQNPFSMLKRMIPAYFTALGTQSSAATIPVTLQHTKKLHVKGNVADFTVPLLANIHLSGSTITITSCALAVMFLQGSVATIGSILPFLLVLGVTMIAAPGVPGGAVMAAIGLLDTMLGFGPTMVSLMIALYLAQDSLGTACNVTGDGAITSIADSINNKWKITNDDA